Proteins encoded in a region of the Rothia mucilaginosa genome:
- a CDS encoding sugar transferase: MWGSDFVVKRSWHPKVQRALYFGDFLAIAIAVVAAHLIRFGWENADLPYVNVWPINALDGRIPAIDYIFLGVGMVVGWWFILQVNGSRSLRIMGFGTEEYRLITRGTTYFFCLLIIVAFFLKVDVTRMYLLIAYPLGLFLLLVERWLIRQGLVRSRTRGRALTRVMIISDVTTGQHLYKNLKDVVASGLSPAAFYLPGFTPGTTVAGAPIPVLGYSTSPADIMEAIRENDIHMVAVTNGHHLSPDQVRLLGWKLADAHISLIMAPATTDIAGPRMHMQPLNGLPLVHVSTPRITGLSAFFKRAVDVVSSGLGLILLSPLFLVVALLVKRDGGPVFFLQNRVGLNGELFKMVKFRSMRTDAEEVKKRLLEQNEGNGVLFKMKDDPRITPIGKFIRKYSIDELPQLWNVFIGDMSLVGPRPPLVEEVEQYEDIAYRRLLVKPGITGLWQVSGRSDLSWEESVRLDLYYVENWSLTGDLIILLRTVRAVFAKEGAY, translated from the coding sequence ATGTGGGGTTCAGACTTCGTCGTCAAGCGAAGCTGGCATCCCAAGGTTCAGCGTGCCCTTTACTTTGGCGATTTTCTCGCCATTGCTATTGCGGTTGTCGCTGCGCATCTGATTCGTTTCGGGTGGGAGAATGCTGACCTGCCCTATGTGAACGTTTGGCCTATTAACGCCCTGGATGGCCGTATTCCCGCTATTGATTACATCTTCCTGGGCGTTGGTATGGTTGTCGGCTGGTGGTTTATCCTCCAGGTGAACGGCTCCCGCAGCCTGCGCATCATGGGGTTCGGCACTGAGGAGTACCGCCTCATTACTCGCGGTACTACTTACTTTTTCTGCCTGCTGATTATTGTGGCGTTCTTCCTTAAGGTTGACGTCACCCGTATGTACCTGCTGATTGCTTACCCGCTGGGTCTGTTCCTTCTGCTCGTTGAGCGTTGGCTGATTCGTCAGGGTCTGGTGCGTTCGCGTACTCGCGGTCGTGCGTTGACTCGCGTCATGATTATTTCTGATGTGACGACCGGTCAGCACCTGTACAAGAACCTGAAGGATGTGGTTGCTTCCGGCCTGTCCCCCGCTGCGTTCTACCTGCCCGGTTTCACCCCGGGTACTACTGTTGCTGGCGCTCCGATTCCGGTCCTTGGTTACAGCACTTCTCCGGCTGACATTATGGAGGCCATCCGCGAGAACGATATTCACATGGTCGCGGTTACGAATGGTCACCACTTGAGCCCGGATCAGGTTCGTCTGCTGGGTTGGAAGCTTGCTGATGCGCATATTTCGCTGATTATGGCTCCTGCGACGACCGATATTGCTGGTCCGCGTATGCACATGCAGCCGCTGAATGGTCTGCCGTTGGTGCACGTGTCGACGCCGCGTATTACCGGTCTGTCGGCGTTCTTCAAGCGCGCTGTGGATGTTGTGTCTTCGGGTCTGGGTTTGATTCTGCTGTCTCCGCTGTTCCTGGTGGTGGCGCTGCTGGTGAAGCGTGATGGTGGCCCGGTCTTCTTCCTGCAGAATCGTGTGGGTCTGAACGGTGAGCTTTTCAAGATGGTGAAGTTCCGTTCGATGCGTACTGACGCCGAAGAGGTTAAGAAGCGCCTCCTGGAGCAGAACGAGGGTAATGGTGTGCTCTTCAAGATGAAGGACGACCCGCGTATTACCCCCATCGGCAAGTTCATCCGTAAGTACTCGATTGATGAGTTGCCTCAGCTGTGGAACGTGTTCATTGGCGATATGTCGCTGGTGGGTCCGCGTCCTCCGCTGGTTGAGGAAGTTGAGCAGTACGAGGACATTGCGTACCGCCGTCTGCTGGTGAAGCCCGGTATTACCGGTCTGTGGCAGGTTTCTGGCCGTAGTGACCTTTCTTGGGAAGAGTCGGTTCGTCTGGATCTCTACTATGTTGAGAACTGGTCGCTTACCGGTGACCTCATTATTCTTCTGCGTACTGTCCGTGCGGTTTTCGCTAAGGAAGGCGCGTACTAA
- a CDS encoding phosphatase encodes MSFSMSRDEFAAYLDSVRITGEVATARENNLDHIQGFLDGNEHLEFGVQWTREWDYDSVFEVMVRRAGLNPDRSHTHGQDTIGAEQCISALEEYARIFGEAVRAGSRILFATGHPAGLFPMYAVMAAAAKAAGAEVLQIEEGERFLDGDVRQIMDVVMFEQYGNLQHTHFPGPMRIALDQLEARGVTPDLVVSDHGMGGYAASTRKLLTIGIADCNDPGLFVAAEQGDLPVCVPMDDNVPPRRYEPMIDFILDRAGLERP; translated from the coding sequence ATGTCTTTCTCCATGAGCCGCGATGAGTTCGCCGCGTACCTGGATTCGGTGCGTATTACCGGTGAGGTAGCGACCGCCCGAGAGAATAACCTGGACCATATTCAGGGTTTCCTGGATGGTAATGAGCACCTTGAGTTTGGTGTGCAGTGGACCCGCGAGTGGGATTACGATTCGGTGTTTGAGGTGATGGTCCGCCGCGCGGGTCTGAACCCGGACCGTTCGCATACTCACGGTCAGGACACTATTGGTGCCGAGCAGTGCATCAGCGCGCTGGAGGAGTACGCCCGTATCTTTGGCGAGGCGGTGCGTGCGGGTTCTCGTATTCTGTTTGCGACCGGTCACCCGGCGGGTCTGTTCCCCATGTACGCGGTGATGGCTGCGGCGGCGAAGGCTGCTGGTGCTGAGGTTCTTCAGATTGAGGAGGGCGAGCGTTTCCTGGACGGCGACGTCCGCCAGATTATGGATGTCGTGATGTTTGAGCAGTACGGCAACCTGCAGCATACGCATTTCCCCGGCCCGATGCGCATCGCTTTGGATCAGCTGGAGGCGCGTGGCGTGACCCCGGACCTGGTGGTTTCGGATCACGGTATGGGTGGTTATGCGGCGTCTACTCGTAAGCTGCTGACGATTGGCATTGCGGATTGTAATGATCCGGGTCTGTTTGTTGCGGCTGAGCAGGGAGATTTGCCGGTGTGCGTGCCGATGGACGATAACGTTCCGCCGCGCCGTTATGAGCCGATGATTGATTTCATTTTGGATCGTGCGGGGCTTGAGCGTCCTTAA
- a CDS encoding glycosyltransferase codes for MSTLPPVRTVHVYSMHTDPFAQPGSGDAGGMNVYIARSVHAMLELDPELRVEVFTLDRGEALPTDSPFRQPPQPGERLVRHSLDLPSARGLSKNELAAVTDDFAQACVEQALYTPDIIHAHYWLSGQAAARASDLWSAQGVGFPVPVLFTPHTTAAAKDARRGEGEAPEPEERYAAERLMSSSASRVIVNTPLEAQQMGEYYGTDAQKLATIPPGVDTSIFHTIPGVHPLNDTSETRCRIVFAGRPQPLKGPHLLVEALALLPDDLQVDVDIIGRSDSDYERRLLQRAAELGVADRVHLKDPVPASELANIFRAADIVASPSSSETFGLVALEAQACGAAVLATDADGLRYAVENHRTGLLVAPRTPQRWAAAIERLVRAPYLRHSLGANAAARARTMGWDQTARRTLEAYAEVRQGISQ; via the coding sequence ATGAGCACTCTGCCGCCGGTTCGGACGGTTCACGTGTATTCCATGCACACCGACCCTTTTGCGCAGCCCGGTAGCGGAGATGCAGGCGGCATGAACGTCTATATTGCCCGGTCGGTGCATGCCATGCTGGAACTGGATCCGGAGCTGCGGGTTGAGGTTTTCACCCTGGATCGCGGTGAGGCGCTTCCGACCGATTCGCCGTTCCGTCAGCCTCCTCAGCCCGGCGAGCGCCTTGTGCGCCACAGTCTTGATCTGCCCTCCGCCCGTGGTCTTTCGAAGAATGAGCTGGCTGCGGTCACCGATGATTTTGCGCAGGCGTGCGTGGAGCAGGCACTGTACACCCCGGATATTATTCACGCCCACTATTGGCTGTCGGGTCAGGCTGCGGCTCGTGCATCCGACCTGTGGTCGGCTCAGGGCGTTGGCTTCCCGGTTCCTGTTCTTTTTACTCCGCATACGACGGCTGCTGCCAAGGATGCGCGCCGCGGCGAAGGTGAGGCGCCCGAACCCGAGGAGCGCTATGCCGCCGAGCGCCTGATGAGTAGCTCCGCGAGCCGGGTGATTGTGAATACTCCCCTGGAGGCGCAGCAGATGGGCGAGTATTACGGTACGGACGCGCAGAAGCTTGCCACTATCCCGCCGGGTGTTGACACCTCGATTTTCCATACGATTCCTGGCGTGCATCCGCTCAATGACACCTCTGAGACTCGTTGCCGCATTGTTTTTGCCGGTAGGCCTCAGCCGTTGAAGGGCCCGCATCTGCTGGTGGAGGCACTCGCGCTGCTCCCCGATGACTTGCAGGTGGACGTAGATATTATTGGTCGTTCCGATTCGGATTATGAGCGCCGCCTGTTGCAGCGTGCAGCTGAGCTGGGTGTGGCGGATCGGGTGCATTTGAAGGACCCGGTTCCGGCGTCTGAGTTGGCGAACATTTTCCGTGCCGCCGATATTGTGGCGTCCCCGTCCTCATCTGAGACGTTCGGTTTGGTGGCGCTGGAGGCGCAGGCATGCGGCGCGGCGGTGCTCGCTACGGATGCTGACGGTCTGCGCTATGCGGTGGAGAACCACCGTACGGGTCTGCTGGTGGCGCCTCGTACTCCGCAGCGTTGGGCTGCGGCTATTGAGCGTCTGGTGCGTGCCCCGTATCTGCGTCATTCGTTGGGTGCGAACGCCGCGGCGCGTGCCCGCACGATGGGTTGGGATCAGACGGCGCGCCGAACCCTTGAAGCTTATGCCGAGGTACGTCAGGGTATCTCGCAGTAA